The following coding sequences lie in one Maribacter forsetii DSM 18668 genomic window:
- a CDS encoding mechanosensitive ion channel family protein, producing the protein MENKEVEVWIDKGIDFIVEFGPKVIGAIVIYIIGSWIIKKLIGVVNKGMTKQNYDESLRKFLLNLAKWALTIFLIITVISTLGVETTSFAAVIAAAGLAIGLALQGSLSNFAGGVLLIIFKPYKIGDLIEAQGVLGSVKEIEIFTTKLITPENKLAIVPNGAMANGNIVNYTAEGKIRVDTTVGVDYGSDLQKTKEVLQAMLEANPKVLKDPAPSVNVSELADSSVNLAVRPFCKPEDYWDVYFATIEGTKKALDSAGIEIPYPHEVQINK; encoded by the coding sequence ATGGAAAACAAAGAAGTAGAGGTATGGATTGACAAAGGAATCGATTTTATTGTAGAGTTTGGACCTAAAGTTATAGGTGCAATAGTAATTTACATTATCGGTTCGTGGATTATCAAGAAATTGATTGGAGTTGTAAATAAGGGCATGACTAAGCAAAATTACGATGAGTCACTTAGAAAATTTTTACTAAACCTAGCAAAATGGGCACTTACCATATTCTTGATTATCACTGTTATTTCAACCTTAGGGGTAGAAACTACAAGTTTTGCAGCAGTTATAGCAGCGGCAGGTTTGGCAATTGGTCTTGCATTGCAAGGGTCTTTATCTAATTTCGCAGGTGGTGTTTTACTAATCATATTCAAACCTTATAAAATTGGAGATTTAATTGAAGCACAAGGTGTGTTAGGTAGCGTAAAAGAGATTGAGATTTTTACTACTAAATTAATAACACCAGAAAATAAGCTGGCAATTGTTCCTAATGGTGCAATGGCAAACGGTAATATCGTAAACTATACTGCAGAAGGTAAAATTAGAGTTGATACTACAGTTGGTGTAGATTACGGTTCTGATTTGCAAAAAACAAAGGAAGTGCTGCAAGCAATGTTAGAAGCTAATCCAAAAGTACTTAAAGATCCAGCTCCATCAGTAAACGTATCTGAATTGGCAGATAGCTCTGTAAACTTAGCTGTACGTCCTTTCTGTAAGCCAGAAGATTACTGGGATGTATACTTTGCAACAATTGAAGGTACTAAGAAAGCATTGGATAGTGCAGGTATTGAAATTCCTTACCCACACGAAGTTCAAATCAATAAATAA
- a CDS encoding DUF4252 domain-containing protein produces MKNVYWAIMVVIVLAITSCSSEQSLQQYYITNAENPNFMSFDLPSSLLDLETANLTESEREAASSLKKLNVLAFQKKPENEADYLVQKKAIKAILKSDDFSELMKMNTPFGKATIQLKGDDDYIDELVIYGDNDEKGLVLVRVLGDNMNPASLMQLIKAVEKSDYEGKGLEQIEDLFKG; encoded by the coding sequence ATGAAAAATGTATATTGGGCAATAATGGTGGTAATTGTTTTAGCGATTACATCATGCTCATCAGAACAGAGTTTACAGCAATATTATATTACAAATGCAGAGAACCCAAATTTTATGTCTTTTGATTTGCCCTCGAGTCTATTGGATTTGGAGACGGCAAATTTGACGGAGTCTGAGAGAGAAGCCGCTTCGTCATTAAAAAAGTTGAATGTTTTAGCATTTCAGAAAAAACCTGAAAACGAAGCAGATTATTTAGTTCAAAAAAAAGCGATCAAAGCCATATTAAAAAGTGATGATTTCAGTGAGTTAATGAAAATGAATACGCCATTTGGAAAAGCCACTATACAATTAAAAGGCGATGATGACTATATTGACGAACTTGTTATATACGGCGACAATGATGAAAAAGGATTGGTATTAGTTAGGGTTTTGGGCGATAATATGAACCCCGCAAGTTTAATGCAGCTAATTAAAGCGGTGGAAAAATCTGATTATGAAGGAAAAGGTTTGGAGCAAATTGAAGATTTATTTAAAGGTTAA
- a CDS encoding RNA polymerase sigma factor translates to MKQAEFLNTVLPFKDKLFRMAKRLLVSTEEAEDATQEILIKLWSKKNKMESYKNVEAFAMTMTKNFCLDRLKSKQAGNLKLVHTNYTDANTSLQGQLEAKDSINWVERIMEELPEQQKMVLQLRDVEQYEYEEIEKLLDMKPTAIRVALSRARKTVREKLMEKHNYGIA, encoded by the coding sequence ATGAAACAAGCGGAGTTTTTAAATACTGTATTACCATTTAAGGATAAGTTGTTCCGTATGGCCAAAAGATTGTTGGTCTCTACGGAAGAAGCGGAAGATGCAACACAAGAGATATTAATTAAGTTGTGGTCCAAGAAGAATAAGATGGAGAGCTATAAAAATGTAGAAGCGTTTGCAATGACCATGACCAAGAATTTTTGTTTGGATAGATTAAAATCTAAGCAAGCCGGTAATTTAAAATTGGTACATACAAATTATACGGATGCAAATACATCTCTTCAAGGTCAGTTAGAAGCGAAAGATAGCATCAATTGGGTAGAGCGAATTATGGAAGAATTACCTGAACAGCAAAAAATGGTACTACAATTGAGGGATGTGGAACAGTATGAATATGAAGAAATAGAAAAATTGTTGGATATGAAACCAACGGCCATACGGGTAGCTTTATCAAGAGCTAGAAAAACCGTTAGGGAAAAATTAATGGAAAAGCATAATTATGGAATTGCATAA
- a CDS encoding mechanosensitive ion channel family protein encodes MQTNFSVEESISNLWDKLDGWLESIVLKLPNFAMAILVMVLFYFLARGIRKVLKRTILRKISQVSIQEIIAKVVFVTIILIGFFIALGVLDLDKVLTSILAGAGVVGLAVGLALQGTLSNTFGGLILSFMPQLKINDFINADGVSGFVTEISLRNIILKQPDNNIVVIPNSKFIDGSFTNYSMNKRNRIFVNCGVGYESDLQMVEDLTVKIITDNFKQNDGEDVEFFFTEFGDSSINFMVRFWADCINVKQEHAARHKAIKTIKKHFDERDINIPFPIRTLDFGKNNLQIAKD; translated from the coding sequence ATGCAAACAAATTTCTCAGTTGAAGAATCAATAAGTAATTTATGGGATAAACTAGATGGTTGGTTAGAGTCTATCGTCTTAAAACTACCAAATTTCGCAATGGCGATTTTGGTAATGGTTCTATTTTATTTTTTGGCAAGAGGAATACGCAAAGTTCTTAAAAGAACTATTCTAAGAAAGATATCTCAAGTCTCTATTCAAGAAATAATCGCCAAGGTTGTATTCGTTACCATAATTTTAATAGGATTCTTCATTGCCCTAGGTGTCTTAGATTTAGATAAAGTATTAACCAGTATATTAGCAGGTGCAGGTGTAGTAGGTCTTGCTGTTGGTTTGGCTCTACAGGGAACACTTAGCAATACTTTTGGCGGACTAATACTTTCTTTTATGCCGCAGCTTAAAATCAATGATTTTATTAATGCTGATGGGGTGTCTGGCTTTGTTACGGAAATAAGTTTACGAAACATCATATTAAAACAGCCAGATAACAATATTGTAGTTATACCCAATTCTAAATTCATAGATGGATCTTTCACCAATTACTCCATGAATAAAAGAAACAGAATTTTCGTTAATTGTGGTGTGGGTTACGAAAGTGATTTACAAATGGTAGAAGATTTGACCGTAAAAATTATTACGGATAATTTTAAGCAGAATGATGGCGAGGATGTTGAATTCTTTTTTACTGAGTTTGGCGATAGCTCCATTAACTTTATGGTTCGTTTTTGGGCGGACTGCATTAATGTGAAACAAGAGCATGCCGCTAGGCACAAAGCCATTAAAACCATCAAGAAACATTTTGATGAGCGTGATATCAATATTCCATTCCCAATCAGAACATTGGACTTTGGAAAAAACAATCTACAGATTGCTAAAGATTAA
- a CDS encoding DUF4252 domain-containing protein — MKKILVLTLLVLAPVIINAQDIFEKYEDNDKVTFVAMQPKMFQMLGKMSVSSDDPEAKEFFELVNSITSFKVITTEDAAISKDVDGWVTNRLKSSSFEELMRVRDGSSNVKFYVKEGKDSDHVKELLMFVTGLKDMDIDVNGKKLETVLLSLTGDINLRSVSKLTDKMDLPGGDQLGKAAQKGN; from the coding sequence ATGAAAAAGATACTAGTATTAACACTTTTGGTGTTAGCCCCTGTAATAATTAATGCTCAAGATATATTTGAGAAATATGAGGATAATGATAAGGTAACCTTTGTTGCCATGCAACCAAAAATGTTTCAAATGTTAGGCAAAATGAGTGTAAGTTCAGATGATCCAGAAGCAAAAGAATTTTTTGAGCTTGTAAACTCAATTACCAGTTTTAAAGTAATTACTACAGAAGACGCAGCAATATCTAAAGATGTAGATGGTTGGGTGACGAATAGGCTTAAAAGCTCATCTTTTGAAGAATTGATGAGAGTTCGTGACGGTAGCTCTAATGTAAAGTTCTACGTAAAGGAAGGTAAGGATAGTGATCATGTAAAAGAACTATTAATGTTCGTAACAGGGTTAAAAGACATGGATATAGATGTCAATGGTAAAAAATTAGAAACAGTGTTACTGTCTTTGACCGGTGATATCAATCTAAGATCAGTATCTAAGTTGACCGACAAAATGGATTTACCAGGTGGAGATCAATTAGGTAAGGCGGCACAAAAAGGAAATTAA
- a CDS encoding heme-binding domain-containing protein, producing the protein MKLLKKISLGVVVVFIAMQFLSPTKNITAGNHTEAFITQTNPTPELKNLFETSCYDCHSNNTEYPWYNNIAPISYLLADHVKEGKEHLNFSEWENYSIDKKDHLLEEIEEEVVNGNMPLSQYTLFHKDSELTANEEVKLVEWVRQTRIIYQLGKQPN; encoded by the coding sequence ATGAAATTACTAAAAAAAATTAGCCTAGGAGTAGTTGTTGTGTTTATTGCCATGCAATTTTTAAGTCCTACCAAAAATATTACAGCAGGTAACCATACAGAGGCTTTTATAACGCAAACGAACCCAACACCAGAGCTTAAGAACCTCTTTGAAACTTCTTGTTACGATTGTCATAGTAATAATACGGAATACCCGTGGTACAACAATATAGCACCTATTTCATATTTGCTAGCAGATCATGTTAAAGAAGGTAAAGAACACTTGAATTTTTCTGAGTGGGAAAATTATTCTATAGATAAGAAAGATCATTTGTTGGAAGAGATAGAGGAAGAAGTAGTCAATGGTAATATGCCGTTGTCTCAATATACCCTATTCCATAAAGATTCTGAACTTACCGCCAACGAAGAGGTCAAGTTAGTTGAATGGGTTAGACAAACCAGAATTATTTATCAATTAGGGAAGCAACCAAATTAG
- the purB gene encoding adenylosuccinate lyase: MSLNALNAISPIDGRYSSKTKSLSAYFSEEALIKYRVRVEVEYFIALCEIPLPQLSSFDSSKFGALRKIYTDFSTDDALEIKEIERTTNHDVKAVEYFIKKAFDTLGISEFKEFIHFGLTSQDINNTAIPLSIKEAMNDVYVPQYLKVLEKLEELTKEWSDIPMLARTHGQPASPTRLGKEVMVFVTRLKEQFNLLNDIPSAAKFGGATGNFNAHLVAYPSIDWKAFGQKFVQEKLGLQHSFPTTQIEHYDHLAALFDGLKRINTIILDLDRDFWTYVSMDYFKQKIKAGEVGSSAMPHKVNPIDFENSEGNLGIANAIFEHLSAKLPVSRLQRDLTDSTVLRNVGVPFAHTIIAFQSTLKGLNKLLLNKEKFEQDLENNWAVVAEAIQTILRRESYPNPYEALKGLTRTNEKINKNSIANFIDTLEVSDNIKSELKQISPSNYTGI; this comes from the coding sequence ATGTCTCTTAATGCATTAAATGCCATTTCACCTATTGACGGCCGTTACAGCTCTAAAACCAAATCTTTGTCTGCCTACTTCTCAGAAGAAGCTTTAATAAAATACAGGGTTAGAGTTGAAGTTGAGTACTTTATTGCACTTTGCGAAATTCCCTTACCACAGCTTTCTTCTTTTGATTCATCGAAGTTTGGGGCATTAAGAAAAATATATACCGATTTCTCTACTGACGATGCTCTAGAGATCAAAGAAATTGAAAGAACTACCAATCATGATGTTAAGGCTGTTGAGTACTTCATAAAGAAGGCGTTTGACACATTAGGCATTTCAGAATTTAAAGAGTTTATTCATTTTGGATTAACTTCTCAAGATATAAACAACACAGCTATACCCCTTTCAATTAAGGAAGCTATGAACGATGTTTATGTTCCTCAGTATTTAAAAGTTCTAGAAAAATTGGAGGAATTGACCAAAGAATGGTCAGATATACCAATGTTGGCAAGAACACACGGGCAACCAGCTTCACCTACTCGCTTAGGTAAAGAAGTTATGGTTTTTGTTACGCGTTTAAAAGAACAATTTAATTTATTGAATGATATTCCTAGTGCTGCTAAATTTGGTGGAGCTACAGGCAATTTTAACGCTCATTTAGTGGCATACCCATCTATTGATTGGAAAGCTTTTGGACAAAAGTTCGTTCAGGAAAAACTAGGACTTCAGCATTCCTTCCCTACTACTCAAATTGAGCACTATGATCATTTGGCTGCTTTGTTTGATGGTCTTAAGCGTATTAACACGATTATTTTAGATCTTGATCGCGATTTCTGGACATACGTTTCAATGGATTACTTTAAGCAAAAAATTAAAGCAGGTGAAGTTGGATCATCTGCAATGCCACATAAGGTTAATCCTATAGATTTTGAAAATTCTGAAGGTAACCTGGGTATTGCAAATGCTATTTTTGAGCACCTATCGGCTAAACTTCCGGTTTCTAGATTACAAAGAGATTTGACAGATAGTACTGTACTTAGAAATGTTGGTGTTCCTTTTGCACATACAATTATTGCTTTTCAATCAACTTTAAAAGGATTGAACAAATTACTTTTAAACAAAGAGAAATTTGAACAAGATCTAGAGAATAATTGGGCTGTTGTAGCGGAGGCTATTCAAACCATATTAAGACGTGAAAGCTACCCTAACCCTTATGAGGCTTTAAAAGGACTTACACGTACAAATGAGAAAATCAATAAAAATTCTATTGCAAACTTCATTGATACTTTAGAAGTTTCAGACAACATCAAGAGCGAGTTGAAACAAATATCGCCTAGCAACTACACTGGTATTTAA
- a CDS encoding VOC family protein produces MIAWFEIPVADMERAQKFYESILDVSITVNNFGEFVMGLFPDKQTIGQANGALVQHEQYVPSLTDGVLVYLACEDAETVLGKVEKAGGQVLQPKTEIGEGHGFMGLLKDTEGNKIAVHSNS; encoded by the coding sequence ATGATAGCATGGTTTGAAATTCCCGTAGCAGATATGGAACGAGCTCAAAAGTTCTATGAATCCATCTTAGATGTTTCCATTACGGTAAATAATTTTGGGGAATTTGTAATGGGATTGTTTCCGGATAAACAAACTATTGGTCAGGCAAACGGGGCTTTGGTACAGCATGAGCAGTATGTGCCTAGTTTAACTGATGGCGTGCTAGTATATTTGGCATGTGAAGATGCTGAAACTGTTTTGGGCAAGGTTGAAAAAGCAGGCGGACAAGTATTACAGCCCAAAACCGAAATAGGCGAAGGACACGGATTTATGGGTCTATTAAAAGACACGGAAGGAAATAAAATTGCCGTACATTCAAATTCCTAG
- a CDS encoding SRPBCC family protein has protein sequence MYTVVIILGVIVVLIILLALIAPKSYHVSRSIELEHPPEQVWSHLKYLKKQQEWSPWARKDPKMELSFTGVDGEVGATSHWNGNKDVGEGEQEITRIVEGERIEQDLQFLKPYKSQSDCYMTLEEYEVNKSKVTWGFSGRNKFPMSIMMLFMSMDKMVGKDFEAGLENLKTNLNK, from the coding sequence ATGTATACTGTAGTCATAATTCTAGGAGTAATTGTGGTATTGATTATTTTACTGGCATTAATAGCTCCCAAAAGTTATCATGTCTCTAGAAGTATAGAATTAGAACATCCACCGGAACAAGTATGGAGTCATTTAAAGTATTTAAAGAAACAGCAAGAATGGTCGCCATGGGCTAGAAAAGACCCAAAAATGGAGCTTAGTTTTACCGGAGTTGATGGAGAGGTAGGAGCTACCAGCCATTGGAACGGTAATAAGGATGTAGGTGAAGGGGAGCAAGAAATTACTAGAATAGTGGAAGGTGAGCGTATTGAACAAGATTTACAATTTTTAAAGCCCTATAAGTCTCAATCTGATTGTTATATGACGCTTGAAGAGTATGAAGTAAATAAAAGTAAAGTTACATGGGGTTTTTCAGGAAGGAATAAGTTTCCTATGAGTATTATGATGTTGTTCATGTCAATGGATAAAATGGTAGGCAAGGATTTTGAAGCAGGACTGGAGAATCTAAAAACTAATTTAAATAAATAG
- a CDS encoding SIR2 family NAD-dependent protein deacylase: MKNIVILTGAGISAESGLKTFRDANGLWEGHDVMEVATPEGFQKNPELVLEFYNQRRKQLLTVEPNAAHKALVKLEEKFNVHIITQNVDDLHERAGSSQVLHLHGELLKARSMNSTSEIFEQKKDILLGDTCKNGYQLRPHIVWFGEAVPLLEDAISITEKADYLIIIGTSMQVYPAASLIDFVDKATPIYFIDPKPAISKTHKDNLTIIAETAVEGTPNLVASLIDK, encoded by the coding sequence ATGAAAAACATTGTCATATTAACAGGAGCAGGAATTTCTGCCGAAAGCGGATTAAAAACATTTAGAGATGCCAACGGTTTATGGGAAGGCCATGATGTTATGGAAGTTGCCACACCTGAAGGGTTTCAAAAAAATCCGGAACTAGTTTTAGAATTTTACAATCAAAGAAGAAAACAATTACTTACCGTTGAACCTAATGCCGCACACAAGGCTTTAGTTAAACTAGAAGAAAAATTTAATGTACATATTATCACCCAAAATGTAGATGATCTACATGAACGCGCTGGTAGCTCTCAGGTACTTCATTTACATGGAGAATTGTTGAAAGCTAGAAGTATGAATTCTACCAGTGAAATCTTTGAACAAAAAAAAGATATTTTATTGGGCGACACCTGTAAAAACGGATATCAATTAAGACCACACATTGTCTGGTTTGGTGAAGCCGTACCACTTTTGGAAGACGCAATCTCTATAACAGAAAAAGCAGATTATTTGATTATTATAGGTACTTCTATGCAAGTATATCCCGCAGCAAGTTTAATAGATTTTGTTGACAAAGCAACGCCCATTTATTTTATTGACCCTAAACCTGCCATATCAAAAACCCATAAAGACAATTTGACCATTATAGCCGAAACTGCAGTAGAAGGAACTCCTAATTTGGTTGCTTCCCTAATTGATAAATAA
- a CDS encoding TrmH family RNA methyltransferase, translating to MIDVKLLGYLEEFISENRKQRFIEILAERTNYLTVAVEDVFQMHNTSAVVRSCESFGVQTAHLIEDRNGQHLDEEIAMGAQKWVDIKRYQNSKQTIDSLRETGYKIVATSPHADSSLLQDFKLDGKTALFFGTEKSGLSDYVLENADAYLKIPMVGFTESLNISVSAAIILQHLTSQLKASDVAWRLTEEEMLERRLDWTKKSIKSIDDILERYKSDN from the coding sequence ATGATTGATGTGAAGCTTTTAGGGTATTTAGAAGAATTTATTTCTGAAAACAGAAAACAACGGTTTATTGAAATATTGGCAGAACGAACAAATTACTTAACCGTTGCTGTTGAAGATGTGTTTCAAATGCACAATACCAGTGCGGTGGTAAGGAGCTGTGAATCTTTTGGTGTGCAAACCGCTCATTTAATAGAAGATAGAAACGGTCAACATTTAGATGAAGAAATTGCTATGGGAGCTCAGAAATGGGTAGATATAAAACGGTATCAAAATTCAAAACAAACAATTGATTCGTTACGGGAAACGGGATATAAAATTGTTGCTACTAGCCCGCATGCAGATAGTTCATTATTACAAGATTTTAAGTTAGATGGTAAAACAGCATTGTTTTTTGGAACCGAGAAAAGCGGCTTAAGCGATTATGTGCTAGAAAATGCAGATGCTTATTTAAAAATACCGATGGTTGGTTTTACCGAGAGTCTTAATATATCTGTTTCTGCGGCTATTATTCTACAACATTTAACCTCTCAATTGAAAGCATCAGATGTAGCATGGAGACTAACAGAAGAAGAAATGTTGGAGAGGCGGTTGGATTGGACAAAAAAGTCAATTAAAAGTATTGATGACATTTTAGAAAGATATAAGTCTGATAATTAA
- a CDS encoding DUF4252 domain-containing protein, with amino-acid sequence MRKVAVVFLMAILPALGFSQSVFDKYEDMDNVGSVIVNKGMIDLVSKFGGMSDDAEAKEFMEIASGLRNVKVFMTEDSSVSADMSSTVKKYLKSSKLEELMRVKDEDVNVKFYVKDGKKKDHVSELLMFVSGLENVEVGHNGRKLETVLVSLTGDIDLNKIGTLTSKMDLPKDLNKASGK; translated from the coding sequence ATGAGAAAAGTAGCAGTAGTATTTTTAATGGCAATTTTACCCGCACTGGGTTTTTCACAATCTGTATTCGATAAATATGAAGATATGGATAATGTAGGATCTGTAATCGTCAACAAAGGTATGATAGACCTTGTTTCCAAATTTGGAGGAATGAGTGATGACGCCGAGGCTAAAGAATTTATGGAAATCGCCAGCGGATTAAGAAACGTAAAGGTTTTTATGACAGAAGATTCATCAGTTTCTGCAGATATGTCTTCAACGGTTAAAAAATACCTTAAATCTTCTAAATTGGAGGAATTAATGCGTGTTAAAGATGAAGATGTCAACGTAAAGTTTTATGTAAAAGACGGTAAAAAGAAAGATCATGTATCAGAATTATTAATGTTTGTTAGTGGTTTGGAAAATGTAGAAGTAGGGCATAATGGAAGAAAGCTGGAAACGGTTTTAGTGAGCCTTACCGGTGATATCGATTTAAATAAAATTGGAACATTGACCAGTAAAATGGATTTGCCTAAAGATTTGAACAAGGCATCAGGAAAATAA
- a CDS encoding S41 family peptidase: MKKFFLSLLCLGFIITSCNNDDDTIIEEEEIETPVEEEIAEVDIEVQNFFWQTLNLWYFWQGDVPDLADDRFDTQVAYEEYLAENEDPEAFLENKLLSPEDRFTFYSDDYNELVSSSAGVSKSNGLQFGLGRISDSDEVFGFVEYIVKNSDASTKDIKRGDLFVGVDGQTLYSNRENPEDNNLDLLFGDNDTYTLNMAEIVDGGLSASAKKVTLTKSEGLEEDPIHVSNVITSGDRKIGYLMYNQFVSGTEDELNAVFADFVSQGVNDLVLDLRYNLGGSGFTATVLASLIKGTNTSDLLFKTIYNAKLQAQFDSSFTDNFFVSTTGTNDDNSDAPLNTLNLNRVYIIATEGSASASELVMVGLEPYMDVVHIGGTTVGKNQGSLLFVDDPENSNIYNPERVDNINPNVQWGLQPIISRVENSAGFSDYIDGLDPDIELSEDVTNLGVLGDADEPLFARAIQEINGVSGKSNFEVLLPANVVSSSKLHNPQNAVLLLNNSVSATKIPLTEKK; encoded by the coding sequence ATGAAAAAATTTTTCTTGTCCCTCCTTTGTTTAGGATTTATTATTACCTCTTGTAATAATGATGATGATACTATTATTGAAGAAGAAGAAATTGAAACTCCTGTAGAAGAGGAAATCGCAGAAGTAGATATCGAAGTCCAAAACTTTTTTTGGCAAACCTTAAATTTATGGTATTTCTGGCAAGGAGATGTGCCAGATTTGGCAGATGATCGTTTTGATACCCAAGTAGCTTATGAAGAATATCTTGCAGAAAACGAAGACCCCGAAGCTTTTTTAGAGAATAAACTATTAAGCCCAGAAGACCGATTTACCTTCTATAGTGATGATTATAATGAATTAGTAAGTAGTTCTGCAGGTGTATCTAAAAGTAACGGATTACAATTTGGTCTAGGTCGTATCTCTGATTCTGATGAAGTATTTGGATTTGTAGAATATATTGTTAAAAATTCTGATGCATCTACGAAAGATATTAAAAGAGGAGATTTATTTGTTGGTGTAGATGGTCAGACATTATATTCTAACAGAGAAAATCCAGAAGACAATAACTTGGATTTACTTTTTGGCGATAATGACACTTACACCTTAAATATGGCCGAAATTGTTGATGGCGGATTAAGTGCTAGCGCTAAAAAAGTTACTTTGACTAAATCTGAAGGTTTGGAAGAAGACCCTATTCATGTTAGCAATGTTATTACTTCAGGCGATAGAAAGATTGGGTATTTAATGTACAACCAATTTGTATCTGGGACTGAAGATGAATTAAATGCTGTTTTTGCTGATTTCGTATCTCAAGGTGTTAATGATTTAGTTTTAGATTTAAGATATAATCTAGGCGGTAGTGGTTTTACCGCTACGGTTTTGGCAAGTTTAATAAAAGGTACCAACACGTCTGACTTACTTTTTAAAACGATATACAATGCTAAATTACAAGCTCAGTTTGACAGCAGTTTTACTGATAACTTTTTTGTAAGTACTACAGGAACTAATGATGATAATTCTGATGCCCCTTTAAATACGCTAAATTTAAATAGAGTATATATCATTGCTACAGAGGGATCCGCTTCAGCGAGTGAATTGGTCATGGTAGGTTTGGAACCTTATATGGACGTTGTTCATATTGGCGGCACCACTGTTGGTAAAAATCAAGGGTCACTCTTATTTGTAGATGACCCAGAAAATAGTAATATATACAATCCAGAAAGAGTTGATAATATTAACCCTAATGTTCAATGGGGATTACAACCAATTATAAGCAGGGTTGAAAATAGTGCTGGTTTCTCTGATTATATTGATGGTTTAGATCCAGATATTGAACTTTCAGAAGATGTAACCAATTTAGGTGTTTTAGGTGACGCAGATGAGCCTTTATTCGCAAGGGCTATACAGGAGATTAACGGGGTTAGTGGAAAAAGTAATTTTGAAGTACTATTACCCGCAAATGTAGTTTCTAGTTCTAAACTCCATAATCCACAAAATGCTGTATTATTATTAAACAATAGTGTTTCTGCCACTAAAATTCCTTTAACTGAAAAGAAATAA